A stretch of the Streptomyces sp. WMMB303 genome encodes the following:
- a CDS encoding oxidoreductase, whose product MSSTARPDDGGTSNSSAHGPAAADPLASLAALPGVPEAVESVRGSVDRVYGHRVMRRRSSEVSAEAALRGARATAASEGVDWALEEVRRRSDFGVEPDARTVGAGLRVTAEAGRLLDIWQQSPLRVLARLHLVAAGGVAPEGTVGRPRRPGEPVDGPRLGLELPGADEVAARLDGLAQLITGGTTAPALVTCAVVHGELQVLRPFGSYNGQVARAAERVVLVGSGLDPKAVCPAEVGHAELGGEAYLTALRGYASGTPEGVTQWIAHCGRAVELGVRESTAVCEAMQRGAA is encoded by the coding sequence ATGAGTAGCACCGCTCGCCCCGACGACGGCGGCACGTCGAACTCCTCGGCCCACGGGCCCGCCGCGGCCGATCCGCTGGCCTCCCTCGCCGCGCTGCCGGGTGTGCCGGAGGCCGTCGAGTCCGTGCGCGGCTCCGTCGACCGGGTCTACGGGCACCGTGTCATGCGCCGCCGCAGCAGCGAGGTCAGCGCGGAGGCCGCGCTGCGCGGGGCTCGTGCCACCGCCGCTTCGGAAGGCGTCGACTGGGCCCTCGAAGAGGTACGTCGGCGCAGCGACTTCGGCGTGGAACCCGACGCCCGCACGGTCGGTGCGGGCCTGCGGGTGACGGCCGAGGCCGGCCGGCTGCTCGACATCTGGCAGCAGTCCCCGCTGCGTGTTCTCGCCCGGTTGCACCTGGTCGCCGCCGGTGGCGTGGCGCCCGAGGGCACCGTGGGCCGGCCGCGTCGTCCGGGAGAGCCGGTCGACGGCCCCCGGCTCGGCCTGGAGCTGCCCGGCGCCGACGAGGTCGCGGCTCGGCTGGACGGGCTGGCGCAGCTCATCACCGGCGGCACCACGGCCCCCGCGCTGGTCACCTGCGCTGTCGTGCACGGCGAACTCCAGGTGCTGCGCCCGTTCGGTTCCTACAACGGGCAGGTCGCACGTGCCGCCGAGCGCGTCGTACTGGTGGGCAGCGGCCTCGACCCCAAGGCCGTCTGCCCGGCCGAGGTGGGCCATGCGGAGCTGGGCGGGGAGGCGTACCTGACGGCCCTGCGGGGCTACGCCTCAGGAACACCCGAAGGGGTGACCCAGTGGATCGCGCACTGCGGACGCGCGGTCGAACTCGGCGTCCGGGAGAGCACCGCGGTGTGCGAGGCGATGCAGCGGGGAGCTGCCTGA
- a CDS encoding ATP-binding protein: protein MKIAFVGKGGSGKTTLSSLFVRHLAARGTPVVAVDADINQHLGAALGLDDSESAALPALGAHLPLLKEYLRGSNPRIASAEKMIKTTPPGEGSRLLRLQEDNPVYDACARAVALDGGDVRLLATGPFTESDLGVACYHSKTGAVELLLNHLVDAREEYLVVDMTAGSDSFASGMFTRFDMTFLVAEPTRKGVSVYRQYREYARDFGVALRVVGNKVQSADDIDFLHQEVGDDLLVTFGHSDWVRAMEKGRPHPFAELEDDNARSLAALYETADATYELRDWGRYTRQMVHFHLRNAESWGNEKTGADLAAQVDPSFALGEGPRKAATPQPA from the coding sequence ATGAAGATCGCTTTCGTAGGCAAGGGTGGCAGCGGGAAGACCACGCTGTCGTCGCTGTTCGTGCGCCATCTCGCCGCCCGGGGCACTCCCGTCGTCGCCGTCGACGCCGACATCAACCAGCATCTGGGCGCCGCACTGGGGCTGGACGACTCCGAGTCCGCGGCGCTGCCCGCGTTGGGGGCCCACCTGCCGCTCCTCAAGGAGTACCTGCGGGGCAGCAACCCGCGGATCGCCTCCGCCGAGAAGATGATCAAGACGACACCGCCCGGCGAGGGCTCCCGGCTGCTCCGGCTGCAGGAGGACAACCCGGTGTACGACGCCTGCGCACGCGCTGTCGCGCTGGACGGCGGGGATGTCCGGCTGCTGGCCACCGGCCCGTTCACCGAGTCCGACCTGGGCGTGGCCTGCTACCACTCCAAGACGGGAGCGGTGGAGCTGCTGCTGAACCATCTCGTCGACGCCCGCGAGGAGTACCTGGTCGTCGACATGACGGCGGGCAGCGACTCCTTCGCCTCCGGCATGTTCACCCGCTTCGACATGACGTTCCTGGTGGCCGAACCCACCCGCAAGGGCGTGTCGGTCTACCGGCAGTACAGGGAGTACGCACGCGACTTCGGGGTCGCCCTGCGCGTGGTGGGCAACAAGGTGCAGAGCGCGGACGACATCGACTTCCTGCACCAGGAGGTGGGCGATGATCTGCTGGTGACCTTCGGCCACTCGGACTGGGTGCGGGCCATGGAGAAGGGCCGCCCGCACCCCTTCGCCGAGCTGGAGGACGACAACGCCCGCTCCCTGGCCGCGCTGTACGAGACCGCCGACGCCACGTACGAACTGCGGGACTGGGGGCGGTACACGCGGCAGATGGTGCACTTCCATCTGCGCAACGCGGAGAGCTGGGGCAACGAGAAGACCGGTGCGGACCTCGCGGCCCAGGTGGACCCGTCGTTCGCACTGGGTGAGGGCCCGCGGAAGGCGGCGACGCCGCAGCCGGCCTGA
- a CDS encoding SulP family inorganic anion transporter encodes MSHRPPVLSGPTAAPDPPTPRQRWSADLSASVTVFLIALPLSLGIALAAGAPLQSGLVAAAVGGVVCGRLGGAPLQITGPAAGLTVITAELIQQYGWQTTCAITVLAGAAQVGLGFLRVARSALAVSPAVVHGMLAGIGCTIALAQLHVMLGGDPDSSPLTNALELPGRITAVQPAALSVSSLTVVVLLAWPRLKQYGGAFGAAAARVPAALAAVCLATLAAVLADAGLPRVDLPSWRSHALPGLPEGPVLGLSTAILTLTLVAGVQALLAAVAADKLTAAREAGNRVPRSDLDRELRAHGVANAVSGALGGLPVTGVAVRSTANIAAGAVSRNSALLQGVWVLLAAGLLVGVLELIPLAVLGALVMVVGLRMINLGHIRKVARHREAVVFGATSVSVVLLGVLEGVGVGIAVAVVLALHRLARARIDVAHDAAGGPGAAAARSRGGYRIVVRGQLTFLAVPRLSRALAQVPEGAKAVVELEGSFMDHAAYEALEDWRATHTAAGGEVEVSGRGGEGIGEPATTHVCTPWTPWRNHQCTRPAPVGPADSCDGPGRGVPPLDPAPGTGADSGGGTARDAQDAPPAAGAGEAAGSSDASGARSAPGTGGPARAGHRDDDAPLSHRGQLLGGVRNFQRSTAPLVRDELARLAREGQRPSQLFLTCADSRVVTSMITSSGPGDLFTVRNVGNLVPPPGEERGDQSVAAAIEYAVDVLRVASVTVCGHSGCGAMQALHTTPAAASETAGTPLGRWLQHGRPSLERFRTAARVAPRLADRETADPLEALCLTNVVQQLEHLAAHACVARRLGEGTLELHGMYFHVGEAQAYVLDAPAGGALVPEPVFAAVRPDPVVL; translated from the coding sequence ATGTCCCACCGCCCCCCGGTGCTCAGCGGTCCCACAGCCGCCCCGGACCCCCCGACCCCGCGTCAGCGCTGGTCGGCCGATCTCTCCGCGTCCGTCACGGTCTTCCTGATCGCGCTTCCGCTCTCCCTCGGCATCGCCCTGGCCGCCGGAGCACCCCTCCAGTCCGGACTGGTGGCCGCGGCGGTGGGCGGAGTGGTCTGCGGACGACTCGGGGGCGCCCCGCTGCAGATCACAGGACCCGCAGCCGGACTGACGGTGATCACCGCGGAGCTGATCCAGCAGTACGGCTGGCAGACCACCTGCGCGATCACCGTGCTGGCGGGAGCCGCCCAGGTCGGCCTCGGGTTCCTGCGCGTGGCCCGCTCCGCGCTGGCGGTGAGCCCCGCGGTCGTGCACGGCATGCTGGCCGGGATCGGGTGCACCATCGCACTGGCCCAGCTCCACGTGATGCTCGGTGGCGACCCCGACAGCTCGCCGCTCACCAACGCGCTGGAACTGCCCGGCCGGATCACCGCGGTGCAGCCCGCCGCGCTCTCCGTCAGCAGCCTGACCGTGGTCGTACTGCTGGCCTGGCCACGGCTGAAGCAGTACGGGGGCGCGTTCGGCGCGGCCGCGGCACGCGTACCCGCCGCGCTGGCCGCGGTCTGTCTGGCCACCCTCGCCGCAGTGCTGGCCGACGCCGGACTCCCCCGCGTCGACCTGCCCTCCTGGCGTTCGCACGCGCTCCCCGGGCTGCCGGAGGGCCCGGTGCTCGGGCTGAGCACAGCGATTCTGACGCTCACTCTGGTGGCCGGCGTGCAGGCGCTGCTGGCGGCGGTCGCGGCCGACAAACTCACGGCCGCCCGCGAGGCCGGGAACCGGGTGCCGCGCAGCGACCTGGACCGGGAGCTGCGTGCGCACGGGGTGGCGAACGCGGTGTCGGGCGCGCTGGGCGGGCTACCGGTCACCGGAGTCGCGGTCCGCAGCACGGCGAACATCGCCGCCGGCGCCGTCAGCCGGAACTCGGCCCTGCTGCAGGGTGTGTGGGTGCTGCTTGCGGCCGGGCTGCTGGTGGGAGTGCTGGAGCTGATCCCGCTGGCGGTGCTGGGGGCGCTGGTGATGGTCGTGGGCCTGCGGATGATCAACCTCGGCCACATCCGAAAGGTGGCACGGCATCGCGAGGCGGTGGTCTTCGGTGCCACCTCGGTCTCGGTGGTGCTGCTGGGCGTGCTGGAGGGGGTCGGTGTGGGCATCGCGGTGGCGGTGGTGCTGGCACTGCACCGGTTGGCCCGGGCCCGGATCGACGTGGCACACGACGCGGCCGGCGGACCCGGGGCCGCGGCGGCACGGTCCCGGGGCGGCTACCGGATCGTGGTGCGGGGGCAGTTGACGTTTCTCGCGGTGCCGCGGCTGAGCCGGGCGCTGGCCCAGGTGCCCGAGGGGGCGAAGGCAGTCGTGGAACTGGAGGGATCGTTCATGGACCATGCGGCGTACGAGGCGCTGGAGGACTGGCGGGCCACACATACCGCCGCAGGAGGCGAGGTCGAGGTCAGCGGGCGCGGCGGGGAGGGCATCGGCGAACCCGCGACCACGCATGTGTGCACGCCGTGGACGCCGTGGCGCAACCACCAGTGCACACGTCCGGCCCCGGTGGGGCCGGCAGACTCCTGCGACGGTCCGGGCCGCGGCGTGCCCCCTCTCGACCCGGCTCCCGGCACCGGCGCGGACTCCGGCGGCGGCACGGCGCGCGACGCGCAGGACGCGCCCCCGGCGGCGGGGGCGGGCGAAGCCGCGGGCTCGTCCGATGCGAGCGGCGCCCGGAGCGCGCCGGGGACGGGCGGCCCCGCTCGGGCGGGGCACCGGGATGACGACGCGCCCCTCTCCCACCGCGGGCAGTTGCTGGGCGGGGTGCGGAACTTCCAGCGCAGCACGGCGCCGCTGGTGCGGGACGAGTTGGCGAGACTGGCGCGCGAGGGGCAGCGGCCCTCGCAGCTCTTCCTCACCTGCGCCGACTCGCGCGTGGTCACCAGCATGATCACCTCGAGCGGTCCGGGAGATCTGTTCACCGTCCGGAATGTGGGGAACCTGGTTCCGCCGCCGGGCGAGGAGCGCGGCGACCAGTCGGTGGCGGCGGCGATCGAGTACGCCGTGGACGTACTGCGGGTCGCCTCGGTGACGGTGTGCGGGCACTCCGGCTGCGGTGCCATGCAGGCGCTGCACACCACCCCGGCAGCCGCCTCGGAGACCGCCGGGACGCCGCTCGGCCGCTGGCTGCAACACGGTCGTCCGTCCCTGGAGCGGTTCCGCACGGCGGCTCGGGTCGCCCCGCGCCTCGCGGACCGGGAGACGGCCGACCCTCTGGAGGCGCTCTGCCTGACGAACGTCGTCCAGCAGTTGGAGCACCTGGCGGCGCACGCGTGCGTGGCCCGGCGGCTCGGCGAGGGCACTCTGGAACTGCACGGCATGTACTTCCACGTCGGCGAAGCACAGGCGTATGTGCTGGACGCGCCGGCCGGGGGCGCCCTCGTGCCCGAGCCGGTGTTCGCCGCCGTCCGGCCCGACCCCGTCGTCCTGTGA